The following are encoded in a window of Pseudalgibacter alginicilyticus genomic DNA:
- the rplL gene encoding 50S ribosomal protein L7/L12, with protein sequence MADLKDFAEQLVNLTVKEVNELATILKDEYGIEPAAAAAVAVAGPAAGGDAEEAQTEFDVILKAAGGSKLAVVKLVKELTGLGLKEAKELVDGAPSAIKEAVSKDEAEALKASLEEAGAEVELK encoded by the coding sequence ATGGCAGATTTAAAAGATTTCGCAGAACAATTAGTTAACCTTACTGTAAAAGAAGTAAATGAGTTAGCAACTATATTAAAAGATGAGTATGGTATCGAGCCTGCTGCTGCTGCTGCAGTTGCTGTTGCTGGTCCTGCTGCAGGTGGAGACGCTGAAGAAGCTCAAACTGAATTTGATGTTATATTAAAAGCAGCTGGTGGTTCTAAATTAGCAGTAGTTAAATTAGTAAAAGAATTAACTGGTTTAGGCTTGAAAGAAGCTAAAGAATTAGTTGACGGTGCACCAAGCGCTATCAAAGAAGCTGTTTCTAAAGATGAAGCAGAAGCTTTAAAAGCATCATTAGAAGAAGCAGGAGCTGAGGTTGAGCTTAAGTAA
- the rplJ gene encoding 50S ribosomal protein L10 encodes MTREEKSQVIEDLTAELANNANIYLADISGLNAGTTSDLRRAAFKANVKMAVVKNTLLAKAMEASERDFGNLPSVLKGNTSVMYSETGNVPAKLIKTFRKKAEKPLLKGAFIEEAVYIGDDQLDMLVDIKSKEELLGEIVGLLQSPAKNVVSALKSSGGKLAGILKTLSEKEG; translated from the coding sequence ATGACAAGAGAAGAAAAATCACAAGTAATTGAGGACTTAACTGCAGAATTAGCCAATAATGCAAATATCTATTTAGCAGATATTTCAGGATTAAATGCAGGAACTACCTCAGATTTACGTCGTGCTGCTTTTAAAGCAAACGTAAAAATGGCAGTTGTTAAGAATACATTACTTGCTAAAGCAATGGAAGCATCTGAAAGAGATTTTGGAAACCTTCCTTCAGTTTTAAAAGGGAATACATCTGTAATGTATTCTGAAACTGGTAATGTACCAGCTAAGTTGATAAAAACATTTCGTAAAAAAGCTGAAAAACCTTTATTAAAAGGAGCTTTTATTGAGGAAGCTGTTTATATCGGTGACGATCAGTTAGACATGTTAGTTGATATCAAGTCTAAAGAAGAGTTATTAGGAGAGATTGTTGGTTTATTACAATCGCCTGCTAAAAACGTTGTTTCAGCGCTTAAATCAAGTGGTGGAAAATTAGCTGGAATATTAAAAACACTATCCGAAAAAGAAGGATAG
- the rplA gene encoding 50S ribosomal protein L1 yields MARLTKKQKEALAKIEKGKLYSVDEASALIKDVTNTKFDSSVDIAVRLGVDPRKANQMVRGVVSLPHGTGKDMKVLALVTPDKEAEAKEAGADYVGLDEYLDKIKSGWTDVDVIITMPSVMGKLGPLGRVLGPRGLMPNPKTGTVTMDVAKAVTEVKAGKIDFKVDKTGIVHAAIGKASFSADKIAGNANELLTTLIKLKPTTAKGVYVKSIFMSSTMSPSIAVDPKIG; encoded by the coding sequence ATGGCAAGATTAACAAAAAAGCAAAAAGAAGCTTTAGCAAAAATTGAAAAAGGAAAACTTTATTCTGTTGATGAAGCATCAGCATTGATTAAAGATGTTACCAATACTAAATTTGACTCTTCAGTTGATATAGCTGTGCGTTTAGGAGTAGATCCTCGTAAAGCAAATCAAATGGTAAGAGGAGTGGTTTCATTGCCACATGGTACTGGTAAAGATATGAAAGTATTAGCATTAGTAACACCAGACAAAGAAGCAGAAGCTAAAGAAGCTGGGGCAGATTACGTAGGATTAGATGAATACCTTGATAAAATCAAGAGTGGATGGACTGATGTAGATGTAATTATCACTATGCCAAGTGTTATGGGTAAATTAGGTCCTTTAGGACGTGTATTAGGCCCACGTGGTTTAATGCCTAACCCAAAAACAGGTACAGTAACTATGGATGTTGCAAAAGCAGTAACAGAAGTAAAAGCTGGTAAGATTGACTTTAAAGTTGATAAAACTGGTATTGTACACGCTGCTATAGGTAAAGCATCATTTAGTGCTGATAAAATTGCAGGAAATGCAAATGAATTATTAACAACATTAATAAAACTAAAACCGACCACTGCAAAAGGTGTTTATGTAAAAAGCATATTTATGTCATCTACAATGAGCCCAAGTATTGCTGTTGATCCTAAAATTGGTTAA
- the rplK gene encoding 50S ribosomal protein L11 yields MAKELGKVVKLQVRGGAANPSPPVGPALGAAGVNIMEFCKQFNARTQDKPGKVLPVVISVYKDKSFDFVIKTPPAAVQLLEAAKVKKGSGEPNRKKVAKVSWDQIKTIAEDKMVDLNAFTIESAMKMVAGTARSMGITVTGNAPN; encoded by the coding sequence ATGGCAAAAGAATTAGGTAAAGTAGTTAAGTTACAAGTTCGGGGAGGTGCTGCGAATCCATCGCCACCGGTTGGACCCGCTTTAGGAGCTGCAGGTGTCAACATCATGGAGTTCTGTAAGCAATTCAATGCCAGAACTCAAGATAAGCCAGGTAAAGTTTTACCTGTAGTTATATCTGTTTACAAAGACAAATCATTTGACTTTGTAATCAAAACACCACCAGCAGCAGTTCAGTTATTAGAAGCAGCTAAGGTGAAAAAGGGATCTGGAGAGCCAAACCGAAAAAAAGTAGCTAAAGTTTCATGGGATCAGATTAAAACGATAGCAGAAGACAAAATGGTAGATTTAAATGCATTTACGATTGAATCTGCTATGAAAATGGTAGCTGGTACCGCAAGGTCTATGGGTATAACCGTAACTGGAAACGCACCAAATTAA
- the nusG gene encoding transcription termination/antitermination protein NusG, whose amino-acid sequence MSEVSEKKWYVVRAVSGQENKIKAYIETEIARLGLQDYVDQVLVPTERVVQIRNGKKIHKEKVFFPGYIMVQANLTGEVPHIIRSVTNVIGFLGETKGGDPVPLRQSEVNRMLGKVDELSVEESTNVAIPFTKGETVKVIDGPFNGFDGTIEKINEEKRKLEVMVKIFGRKTPLELSYMQVEKV is encoded by the coding sequence ATGTCTGAAGTAAGTGAAAAAAAATGGTATGTTGTTAGAGCCGTAAGTGGTCAAGAAAACAAAATTAAAGCCTATATAGAGACTGAAATTGCTCGTTTAGGACTTCAAGATTATGTGGATCAAGTATTGGTGCCAACAGAAAGAGTTGTTCAGATTAGAAATGGAAAAAAGATACACAAAGAAAAAGTTTTTTTTCCTGGTTATATAATGGTTCAAGCTAATTTAACAGGAGAAGTTCCACATATTATTAGATCTGTGACCAATGTTATCGGTTTTTTAGGTGAAACTAAAGGTGGAGATCCTGTGCCATTAAGACAATCTGAAGTAAACAGAATGTTAGGTAAAGTTGATGAGCTTTCAGTTGAAGAAAGTACCAATGTAGCCATCCCTTTTACAAAAGGAGAAACTGTTAAAGTTATTGATGGACCATTTAATGGTTTTGATGGAACGATTGAAAAAATTAATGAAGAAAAGCGTAAGCTTGAAGTAATGGTGAAAATTTTCGGAAGAAAAACACCATTAGAGTTAAGCTATATGCAAGTTGAAAAAGTATAA
- the secE gene encoding preprotein translocase subunit SecE — protein sequence MAGIVNYIKESFGELKNNVSWPTWAEAQSMTILVAVFSIIFSLAIWGIDTVFSEVITFYFENIIG from the coding sequence ATGGCTGGAATTGTAAATTATATAAAGGAATCATTTGGCGAACTAAAAAATAATGTTAGTTGGCCTACTTGGGCTGAAGCTCAGAGTATGACTATTTTAGTTGCTGTATTTTCAATTATATTTTCTCTTGCAATTTGGGGAATAGATACTGTATTTAGTGAAGTTATTACTTTTTACTTTGAAAACATTATCGGTTAA
- the tuf gene encoding elongation factor Tu, whose translation MAKATFDRSKPHLNIGTIGHVDHGKTTLTAAITKVLADAGFSEARSFDQIDNAPEEKERGITINTSHVEYQTANRHYAHVDCPGHADYVKNMVTGAAQMDGAILVVAATDGPMPQTREHILLGRQVGIPRIVVFMNKVDMVDDEELLELVDMEIRDLLSFYEYDGDNGPVVAGSALGALNGEQKWVDTVLELMEQVDAWIEEPQREVDKDFLMPIEDVFSITGRGTVATGRIETGIAKTGDPVEIIGMGAEKLTSTITGIEMFRQILDRGEAGDNAGILLRGIEKSQISRGMVIVKPGSVTPHSKFKAEVYILKKEEGGRHTPFHNNYRPQFYVRTTDVTGNIALPDGVEMVMPGDNLTITVELIQKIAMNVGLRFAIREGGRTVGAGQVTEILD comes from the coding sequence ATGGCAAAGGCAACTTTCGATCGTTCAAAACCACACTTAAATATCGGTACTATTGGACACGTAGATCACGGTAAAACAACTTTAACTGCTGCTATTACTAAAGTATTAGCTGATGCAGGTTTCTCAGAAGCAAGATCATTTGATCAAATTGATAACGCTCCAGAAGAAAAAGAAAGAGGTATAACAATTAACACTTCTCACGTAGAATATCAAACAGCTAACCGTCACTATGCGCACGTTGACTGTCCAGGTCACGCGGATTACGTAAAAAACATGGTAACTGGTGCTGCACAAATGGATGGTGCTATCTTGGTAGTAGCAGCTACAGATGGACCAATGCCGCAAACTCGTGAGCACATCCTTTTAGGCCGTCAGGTTGGTATTCCTCGTATCGTTGTATTCATGAATAAAGTGGATATGGTTGATGATGAAGAGTTACTTGAATTAGTAGATATGGAAATCAGAGATTTATTGTCTTTCTATGAATATGATGGAGATAATGGTCCTGTAGTAGCTGGTTCTGCTTTAGGTGCGCTTAACGGTGAGCAAAAATGGGTAGATACGGTATTAGAATTAATGGAGCAAGTTGATGCATGGATTGAAGAGCCACAACGTGAAGTTGATAAGGATTTCTTAATGCCTATAGAAGATGTATTCTCAATTACTGGTCGTGGTACTGTTGCAACAGGTCGTATTGAAACTGGTATTGCAAAAACAGGAGATCCTGTTGAAATTATTGGTATGGGAGCTGAGAAATTAACTTCTACTATTACTGGTATTGAAATGTTCCGTCAAATTCTTGATAGAGGTGAAGCTGGTGATAACGCTGGTATCTTATTAAGAGGTATTGAGAAGTCTCAAATCTCTAGAGGTATGGTTATTGTTAAGCCTGGATCTGTAACTCCTCACTCTAAATTTAAAGCAGAGGTTTATATCTTGAAAAAAGAAGAAGGTGGTCGTCATACACCATTCCATAATAACTACCGACCTCAGTTTTACGTACGTACAACTGACGTAACAGGAAACATTGCGCTTCCTGATGGTGTTGAGATGGTGATGCCTGGAGATAACTTAACTATTACTGTAGAGCTTATTCAAAAAATTGCAATGAACGTTGGTTTACGTTTCGCAATACGTGAAGGTGGTCGTACAGTAGGTGCTGGTCAGGTAACTGAAATTTTAGACTAA
- the hpf gene encoding ribosome hibernation-promoting factor, HPF/YfiA family codes for MKVNTQSVNFNADQKLINFIQKRMDKLDMFYDKVIKSDVYLKVENTSDKENKVFEARVSVPGDSFVVKKQCKSFEEGADMAISSLERQLKKRKEKLRAHL; via the coding sequence ATGAAAGTAAACACGCAATCCGTCAATTTTAATGCAGATCAAAAATTGATAAATTTCATTCAAAAACGGATGGATAAATTAGATATGTTTTATGATAAAGTCATAAAATCTGACGTTTATTTAAAAGTAGAGAACACAAGTGACAAAGAAAATAAAGTTTTTGAAGCTAGAGTGAGTGTTCCAGGTGATAGTTTCGTAGTAAAAAAACAATGTAAATCATTTGAGGAAGGTGCAGACATGGCTATATCTTCATTAGAAAGACAACTTAAAAAGCGAAAAGAAAAATTAAGAGCACATTTATAG
- a CDS encoding tyrosine-type recombinase/integrase → MSFIPFTDYLLLEKKYSNLTVKAYLNDLESFSGFIVETYQMNSISDVNYSQIRSWIVCMVNKDISNKSINRKVSALNSYYKFLLKIEAIERNPLAKHKALKTSKKIQIPFSEEEIAVVLDELHYEDDFEGIRDKLIIELFYSTGIRRIELVGLKIESIDFHNKTLKVLGKRNKERVIPLLKSVVETINNYLDLRNELPIILNDRHLFLTKKGVKIYETLVYRIINGYFSKASSKVKKSPHILRHSFATHLLNQGADLNAVKELLGHSSLAATQVYTHNSIAELKKVHIKAHPRSKK, encoded by the coding sequence TTGTCTTTCATACCATTTACAGATTATTTGTTACTTGAAAAAAAGTATTCTAATTTAACCGTAAAAGCTTATCTTAATGATTTAGAGAGTTTTAGTGGTTTTATAGTTGAAACTTATCAAATGAATTCAATAAGTGATGTTAATTACTCGCAAATAAGAAGTTGGATTGTATGTATGGTAAATAAAGATATTTCAAATAAAAGTATAAATAGAAAAGTATCAGCATTAAATAGTTATTATAAGTTTCTTTTAAAAATAGAGGCCATAGAAAGGAATCCGTTAGCAAAACACAAAGCTCTAAAAACAAGTAAAAAAATCCAGATTCCTTTTTCTGAAGAAGAAATAGCAGTCGTATTGGATGAGTTGCATTATGAAGACGATTTTGAAGGTATTAGAGATAAACTTATCATTGAATTGTTTTATTCAACGGGTATTAGAAGAATAGAGTTAGTAGGGTTAAAAATAGAAAGTATAGATTTTCATAATAAAACCTTAAAAGTGTTAGGGAAAAGAAATAAAGAACGTGTTATCCCGTTATTAAAATCTGTAGTAGAAACCATTAATAACTATTTAGATTTAAGAAACGAGTTGCCTATTATTTTAAATGACAGACATCTTTTTTTAACTAAAAAAGGAGTTAAAATATACGAAACACTTGTTTACAGAATAATAAATGGTTATTTTAGTAAGGCATCTTCCAAGGTAAAAAAGAGTCCACATATATTAAGGCACTCCTTTGCCACGCATTTATTAAATCAAGGTGCTGATTTAAATGCCGTTAAAGAGCTTTTAGGTCATTCAAGTTTGGCTGCCACACAAGTATATACTCATAATAGTATTGCTGAGTTAAAAAAAGTCCATATTAAAGCGCACCCAAGAAGTAAAAAATAG
- the rpsU gene encoding 30S ribosomal protein S21 has translation MLIIPIKEGENIDRALKRFKRKFDKTQTKRQLQTRKQFNKPSVVRRAQIQKAQYIQALRDAEEV, from the coding sequence ATGTTAATAATACCAATAAAAGAAGGAGAAAATATAGATAGAGCGTTAAAACGTTTTAAGCGTAAGTTTGATAAAACTCAAACTAAACGTCAGTTACAAACGCGCAAACAGTTTAATAAGCCTTCAGTTGTACGTAGAGCTCAAATACAAAAAGCACAGTATATACAAGCTTTAAGAGATGCAGAAGAAGTATAG
- a CDS encoding acyl-CoA dehydrogenase family protein translates to MNSMYFTEEHTHFRNSLKDFLNKEVIPYIDHWEKSGIIDASIWKKFGDMGYFGLSYPEAYGGLNLDLFYMVVLLEELQKVNSGGFAAAVWAHVYLAMTHINKEGTEAIKQKYLVPSISGEKTGCLCITEPFGGSDVAGMRTTAIKKDDYYIINGSKTFITNGLYSDYLVVAAKTSPEKGNKGISIFVLDRDMAGISATKLNKLGWRASDTGEIAFDNVKVPTGNLMGEPDKGFSYIMQHFALERLIMGVNAHARAEFALEYTLKYMSERHAFGQSIDKFQALRHTIADLYTDMEMCKEFNYSVAYRLNRGEYMVKEATMSKLKSTKMADEVIYQCLQFLGGYGYMEDYPMARLFRDSRLGPIGGGTSEILREILAKIIIDKKEYKPAT, encoded by the coding sequence ATGAACAGCATGTACTTCACAGAAGAGCATACCCATTTTAGGAATAGCCTTAAAGATTTTTTAAATAAAGAAGTAATACCATATATTGACCATTGGGAAAAATCAGGTATAATTGATGCTTCCATATGGAAGAAATTTGGAGATATGGGGTATTTTGGTTTGTCTTACCCTGAGGCTTATGGAGGTTTAAATTTGGATCTTTTTTATATGGTGGTTCTTTTAGAGGAACTTCAAAAAGTAAATTCAGGCGGATTTGCAGCAGCCGTTTGGGCTCATGTATATTTGGCCATGACACATATAAACAAAGAAGGTACCGAAGCCATTAAACAAAAGTATTTAGTGCCAAGTATTTCTGGTGAAAAAACAGGTTGCCTTTGTATTACAGAACCTTTTGGAGGAAGTGATGTGGCAGGTATGCGAACAACCGCTATTAAAAAAGACGATTATTATATTATAAATGGTTCTAAAACTTTTATAACCAATGGCCTGTATAGTGATTATTTGGTAGTTGCTGCAAAAACAAGCCCCGAAAAAGGAAATAAAGGTATTAGTATTTTTGTTTTAGATAGAGACATGGCAGGAATATCTGCAACCAAATTAAATAAACTAGGCTGGCGTGCTTCCGATACAGGTGAAATTGCTTTTGATAATGTAAAGGTGCCTACTGGTAATTTAATGGGAGAACCTGATAAAGGTTTTTCATATATTATGCAGCATTTTGCATTGGAACGGTTAATTATGGGGGTTAATGCTCATGCTAGAGCAGAGTTTGCTTTAGAATATACCTTGAAATATATGTCAGAGCGCCATGCGTTTGGACAATCAATTGATAAATTTCAGGCATTACGCCATACCATTGCAGATTTGTACACAGATATGGAAATGTGTAAAGAGTTTAATTATTCTGTAGCATATCGATTAAATAGAGGCGAATATATGGTAAAAGAAGCCACCATGTCTAAATTAAAATCTACCAAAATGGCCGATGAGGTTATTTACCAATGTTTACAATTTTTAGGAGGTTATGGTTATATGGAAGATTATCCTATGGCAAGGCTTTTTCGAGATAGTAGATTAGGGCCTATTGGAGGCGGTACTTCAGAAATTTTACGTGAAATTCTTGCAAAAATCATCATTGATAAAAAAGAATATAAACCAGCAACATAA
- a CDS encoding ComEA family DNA-binding protein, producing MKSYVTFSREQRYGIFLLITLIIVFQCLYFFIERRPNKILVQNESFHQFQKEIDSLRAIEMERRIPKIYPFNPNFITDYKGASLGMSNEEIDRLLAFRNKDNWINSTKQFQEVTGVSDSLLELISPHFKFPEWVANSKKSTSFSYKDSNKPKTFAQKRDLNTATAQQLESVNGVGPYFSERIIRLRNTFVGGFIADVQLQDVYGLTPQVIEKITKEFTVKTPRNIQKINLNKATKEELVTIQHIDYNLAHYIIEYRQLREGFKSLEELRKVKDFPINKIEIIELYLSLD from the coding sequence ATGAAATCCTATGTTACGTTTTCTCGAGAACAGCGATATGGGATTTTTTTATTGATAACGCTTATCATAGTGTTTCAATGTTTGTATTTTTTTATTGAGCGAAGGCCTAATAAAATATTGGTTCAAAATGAAAGTTTTCATCAATTTCAAAAGGAAATAGATTCATTACGAGCTATTGAAATGGAGAGAAGAATTCCTAAAATATATCCTTTTAACCCCAATTTTATAACAGATTATAAGGGGGCTTCTTTAGGAATGAGTAATGAAGAAATTGATAGATTATTGGCTTTTAGAAACAAGGATAATTGGATTAACTCTACGAAACAGTTTCAGGAAGTTACTGGTGTTTCAGATTCACTTTTAGAGTTAATATCTCCTCATTTTAAATTTCCAGAATGGGTTGCCAATTCTAAAAAATCAACATCATTTTCTTATAAAGATAGTAACAAGCCTAAAACATTTGCGCAAAAAAGAGATTTAAATACAGCAACAGCACAGCAACTTGAAAGTGTGAATGGTGTTGGGCCCTATTTTTCGGAGCGCATTATTAGGTTAAGAAACACTTTTGTGGGTGGTTTTATAGCAGATGTACAATTGCAAGATGTTTATGGGCTAACACCTCAAGTTATTGAAAAAATAACTAAAGAATTTACAGTAAAAACACCCCGTAATATTCAAAAAATAAATTTAAATAAAGCTACAAAAGAAGAGTTAGTAACCATTCAACATATTGATTACAATTTAGCACATTATATTATTGAATACCGCCAATTAAGGGAAGGGTTTAAATCTTTAGAGGAATTAAGAAAAGTTAAAGACTTTCCGATAAATAAAATAGAGATAATTGAATTATATTTGTCGCTCGATTGA
- a CDS encoding alanine/glycine:cation symporter family protein: protein MKKYLLSFYTFILPFLTFAQESTSEKIDSVFKDYTGWFVEAIFYEIPFSETYKIPWVLIVLIGGALFFTIYFRFINVTGFRTAVKVVRGKYEDIEKHGADTLYGDSTPNEGQDLIETLRDESVEGEVSHFQALTAALSATVGLGNIAGVAVALSIGGPGATFWMIVAGFLGMASKFAECTLGVKYRDVGEDGTVYGGPMYYLTKGLKEKGMTGFGKILAVLFAIFVIGGSFGGGNMFQANQAAAQFVKLFDLQSSNAGLYFGLFMAFLVAIVIIGGIKRIAKVTEKVVPFMAGIYVLAALIILGANFSLIDDAFALIYEGAFSGLGIAGGLVGVMIQGIRRGAFSNEAGVGSAAIAHSAVRTIYPASEGVVALLEPFVDTVVICTMTALVIVITNFDGGFMEYGVQVKEGVEITAQAFDSVIPHFSIILTIAVILFALSTMISWSYYGLQGWVFLFGKGKISDLIYKILFLFFVVVGASISLGAVIDFSDAMIFAMVVPNIIGVVILSPIINKELKKYNNAINTKHEAIEDGAEDLNEHL from the coding sequence ATGAAGAAATATCTTCTCTCGTTTTACACTTTTATCTTACCTTTTTTAACTTTTGCACAAGAATCTACTTCTGAAAAAATTGATAGCGTTTTCAAAGACTATACGGGATGGTTTGTAGAAGCTATTTTTTACGAAATCCCTTTTTCTGAAACGTATAAAATCCCTTGGGTATTGATTGTATTGATTGGTGGAGCTTTATTTTTTACCATCTATTTTCGATTTATTAATGTAACAGGATTTCGCACTGCCGTTAAAGTTGTTAGAGGTAAATATGAAGATATTGAAAAACATGGAGCCGATACGCTTTACGGAGATTCAACCCCCAATGAAGGACAGGATTTAATAGAAACTTTAAGAGATGAATCTGTAGAAGGGGAAGTTTCACATTTTCAAGCTCTAACAGCTGCGTTGTCTGCAACTGTGGGTCTGGGTAATATAGCTGGCGTTGCAGTAGCATTATCTATTGGAGGACCTGGTGCTACATTTTGGATGATTGTGGCTGGGTTTTTAGGTATGGCGTCTAAGTTTGCTGAATGTACATTAGGTGTGAAATATCGAGATGTTGGAGAAGATGGTACCGTTTATGGAGGTCCAATGTACTATTTAACAAAAGGTTTGAAGGAAAAAGGTATGACTGGTTTTGGTAAAATATTAGCAGTTTTATTTGCAATTTTTGTTATTGGCGGATCTTTTGGCGGTGGTAATATGTTTCAGGCTAATCAAGCGGCTGCCCAATTTGTTAAATTGTTTGACCTTCAAAGTTCCAATGCAGGATTGTATTTCGGACTTTTTATGGCATTTTTAGTCGCTATAGTTATTATTGGTGGTATTAAAAGAATTGCGAAAGTAACAGAAAAAGTAGTGCCATTTATGGCTGGCATCTATGTATTAGCCGCACTGATTATTTTAGGAGCTAATTTTTCACTTATCGATGATGCTTTTGCTCTAATTTATGAAGGTGCTTTTTCAGGATTAGGTATAGCAGGTGGATTGGTAGGTGTCATGATACAAGGTATTCGAAGAGGCGCTTTTTCAAATGAAGCAGGTGTGGGCTCAGCTGCAATTGCACACTCTGCGGTACGTACTATTTACCCAGCAAGTGAAGGAGTTGTAGCTCTTTTAGAACCTTTTGTTGATACAGTCGTTATTTGTACCATGACCGCTTTAGTAATTGTTATTACTAATTTTGATGGTGGATTTATGGAATATGGTGTTCAAGTTAAAGAAGGGGTTGAAATTACGGCTCAAGCTTTTGATTCTGTAATTCCTCATTTTTCTATTATTCTTACAATAGCTGTTATTTTATTTGCGCTTTCAACCATGATTTCTTGGTCTTACTACGGATTACAAGGTTGGGTGTTTCTTTTTGGAAAAGGAAAAATATCAGATTTAATTTATAAAATTCTTTTCCTGTTTTTTGTTGTAGTTGGTGCTTCAATTAGTTTAGGTGCCGTAATTGATTTTTCTGACGCTATGATTTTCGCTATGGTAGTTCCTAACATTATTGGTGTAGTTATTCTATCTCCTATAATAAATAAAGAATTGAAGAAATATAATAACGCAATTAATACCAAGCATGAAGCTATTGAAGATGGTGCAGAAGATTTGAATGAACATTTATAA